AAAGAACTGGTAGAATCACCCGATGATGCCAACAAATCCTATACGGAATTCAAGAAGTTGCAACAACAGTGGAATGAAGTAAAACTGATTCCGCAAGCCAAAGTCAACGAACTCTGGAAGAGCTACCAGCTCTATGTAGAGAAGTTCTATGACCTGCTGAAGCTGAACAATGAATTCCGCGAGTATGATTTCAAGAAGAACCTGGAAATAAAAACACATCTATGCGAAGCTGCCGAGAAACTGGCAGAAGAGCCGGATGTAGTATCAGCATTCCATCAGTTACAGAAACTGCATCAGGAATTCCGTGATACGGGTCCCGTTGCCAAAGAGCTGCGCGACGAGGTATGGAACCGCTTCAAAGCAGCTTCCACAGCCGTAAATCGTCGCCACCAGCAACACTTCGAAGCGTTGAAAGAGATAGAGCAACATAACCTCGATCAGAAAACGGTAATTTGTGAAATCATTGAAGCGATAGACTATAATGAACTGACCAACTTTGCTGCCTGGGATAATAAGACACAGGAGATCATTGCTTTGCAGAACAAATGGAAAACCATCGGTTTTGCACCGCAAAAAATGAATATAAAGATATTCGAACGTTTCCGTAAAGCATGCGACGAGTTCTTCCGCAAAAAAGGAGATTTCTTCAAATCTCTGAAAGAAGGCATGAACATCAATCTGGACAAGAAACGCATCCTTTGCGAAAAAGCCGAAGCTCTGAAAGACAGTACCGACTGGAAAGCAACTGCTGACGAGCTAACCAAACTGCAGAAAGAATGGAAAACGATCGGTCCGGTAGCCAAGAAATATTCCGATGCAATATGGAAGCGCTTTATTTCGGCTTGCGACTACTTCTTTGAGCAAAAAAACAAGGCAACTTCTTCTCAACGTTCCGTTGAAGTAGATAACCTGAACAAGAAGAAAGAGATCATCGAAAAGCTGGGTGCTATTGATGAGAATATGGATACGAATGAAGCCACACAGTTGGTACGTGAATTAATGAAGGAATGGAACAGCATCGGTCATGTACCTTTCAAGGAAAAAGACCGTTTGTACAAGCAATACCACGGACAAGTGGATAAGTTGTTCGACCATTTCAATATCAGCGCTGCCAATAAGAAACTGAGTAACTTCAAGTCTAATATCAGTAACATCCAGGAAGGTAGTCCGCAGTCGCTCTATCGTGAACGTGAGAAACTGGTACGTGCAGCAGATGCCATGAGAAACGAATTGCAGACCTACGAGAACAATCTCGGTTTCCTGACGGCTTCTTCCAAGAAGGGCAACAGCCTGCTGACGGAGCTAAATCGCAAAGTAGAAAAACTGAAAGCAGATATCGAGTTAGTAAAACAGAAAATTAAAGTTATCGACGACTCTATCCGTAGCGCCGAATAAATGAGGCCCGCATACTAAGAGAGGCTGTGTTAGCAATTAACACAGCCTCTCTTGTTTATCTGTATTCAGGTTCTATTAATGATGGAATAAACGGATGCCGGTGAATGCCATGGCAATGCCATATTTATCACAGGTTTCAATTACATGGTCATCACGCACCGAACCACCTGCCTGGGCTATATATTCCACACCAGTCTTATGAGCACGCTCAATATTATCGCCAAATGGGAAAAAGGCATCTGAACCAAGAGATACTCCTCTCAATGTATCCAGCCATTCACGTTTTTCTTCGCGGGTCAGTACTTCCGGCTTCTCTGTAAAGAACTGTTGCCAAATGCCATCAGCCAACACATCTTCATGATCGTCACTAATATAAATATCAATTGTATTATCACGGTCGGCACGACGGATTTTTTCTACCCAAGGTAAGTTCAGAACTTTCGGGTGCTGACGAAGATACCAAATATCTGCCTTATTTCCGGC
The nucleotide sequence above comes from Bacteroides intestinalis DSM 17393. Encoded proteins:
- a CDS encoding DUF349 domain-containing protein; this translates as MMDTHDTNLPEKAAELEEEKKATEVSEPALTETPAEEATQEEKPVEAIQKLNKEEILAKLKEVSADVENAGKQEIDGLKQAFYKLHNAELEAAKKLFIENGGTAENFIPTADTVEEEFKNIMSVIKEKRSALSAEQEKQKELNLQIKLSIIEELKELVESPDDANKSYTEFKKLQQQWNEVKLIPQAKVNELWKSYQLYVEKFYDLLKLNNEFREYDFKKNLEIKTHLCEAAEKLAEEPDVVSAFHQLQKLHQEFRDTGPVAKELRDEVWNRFKAASTAVNRRHQQHFEALKEIEQHNLDQKTVICEIIEAIDYNELTNFAAWDNKTQEIIALQNKWKTIGFAPQKMNIKIFERFRKACDEFFRKKGDFFKSLKEGMNINLDKKRILCEKAEALKDSTDWKATADELTKLQKEWKTIGPVAKKYSDAIWKRFISACDYFFEQKNKATSSQRSVEVDNLNKKKEIIEKLGAIDENMDTNEATQLVRELMKEWNSIGHVPFKEKDRLYKQYHGQVDKLFDHFNISAANKKLSNFKSNISNIQEGSPQSLYREREKLVRAADAMRNELQTYENNLGFLTASSKKGNSLLTELNRKVEKLKADIELVKQKIKVIDDSIRSAE